A single region of the Gossypium arboreum isolate Shixiya-1 chromosome 12, ASM2569848v2, whole genome shotgun sequence genome encodes:
- the LOC108458637 gene encoding methylsterol monooxygenase 1-1-like, with product MLPYDSLEGAELALGRNLTVAERLWFSYSAHKSDYILYTHNCLFVFLVFSLVPLPWALVELYWFDAVDRFKLQPRVKRSFPELFKCYKDVLHQFIFVVAPLIAVSFPVLECVGIHTSLPLPTKWEVISQLMVYFLVEDYTNYWIHRFLHGEWGYEKIHYMHHEYNAPIGFAAPYAHWAEILILGIPTFLGPAMVPCHMTTLWLWSSLRQVEAIETHSGYNFPWSPTKLIPFYGGPEYHDFHHFVGRQCQSNFASIFTYCDYLYGTDKGYRRHKQAVKKLKEQVKKHLE from the exons ATGCTGCCGTATGACAGCCTTGAAGGGGCGGAATTGGCATTAGGAAGGAACTTAACGGTGGCAGAGAGATTATGGTTTAGTTATTCGGCTCATAAATCTGATTACATATTGTACACACATAATTGTTTATTTGTGTTTTTGGTGTTCTCTTTGGTACCGTTGCCCTGGGCATTGGTGGAGTTGTATTGGTTCGACGCTGTCGATAGATTCAAGCTTCAACCGAGAGTGAAGAGATCGTTCCCGGAGTTGTTTAAATGTTATAAAGATGTTCTTCATCAGTTTATCTTTGTGGTTGCCCCTCTCATTGCTGTTTCTTTCCCTGTTCTAGAG TGCGTTGGGATCCATACGAGCTTGCCACTGCCAACAAAATGGGAGGTAATTAGCCAATTGATGGTGTATTTTCTAGTGGAGGACTACACCAACTATTGGATTCATCGGTTCCTACATGGTGAATGGGGCTACGAGAAAATTCATTACATGCACCATGAATATAATGCCCCAATAGGGTTTGCAGCACCTTATGCCCATTGGGCTGAAATATTAATTTTGGGGATCCCAACATTCCTTGGTCCAGCCATGGTTCCATGCCATATGACGACATTGTGGTTATGGTCATCTCTACGCCAAGTTGAAGCCATCGAGACCCACAGCGG GTATAATTTTCCTTGGAGTCCCACCAAATTGATACCATTTTATGGAGGACCAGAGTATCATGATTTTCATCATTTTGTTGGGAGACAATGCCAAAGCAATTTTGCATCTATTTTTACATATTGTGATTATCTATATGGAACAGACAAG GGTTATCGTCGCCACAAACAAGCCGTTAAAaag CTTAAGGAGCAAGTGAAGAAGCACTTGGAGTGA